Part of the Methylorubrum populi genome is shown below.
GCGAATGTTGCCGGGAGAGAACCGCATCTGCGGCGGTCGGATCAGCCGGGATTCGCGCCGCACCACCCGGCCGCCCTCGATCCAGGCAAGGCCGACCGCGCAAGCGCTGTCGCGCCGCTCGTTGGCGGTCTCGAAATCGATCGCGACGACGCTCATGCCCCGGAGATTAGGGGGTCGTGGACCGATCCCGCAAGGCGCGGGGAGCGGGGCCGGACCGACGCACGCGCCGGATGTCGTGATCGCGGGGCGGGACACGAACGCGGCCCGAACTGGTTACCGGGCGACACTATGATGGGATGATCGAGGTCGTCATGAACGTGTTCTCACGCCGGGGCTTGATCGCCGCCGCGGGCGGCGTGGCGCTGGGCGCCAACTCTGCCCGTTCGGCCGAGGGGCCATCGCCGGTTCGCGACGGAAAGGGTGCGGACATCCTCGGCCCCCGCAACGCGGCGCGCGAGGCGGAGGACCCCGTCACCGTGGCTCCGCCGAAGACCGATCACGGCACCATGCCGAACCTGAAATGGTCCTTCGCCGACAGCCACATGCGGCTGGAGGAAGGGGGTTGGGCACGCCAGACGACGACGCGGGAACTGCCGATCTCGAAGGCCATGGCCGGCGTGAACATGCGACTGAAGGCGAACGTCGTACGCGAGATGCATTGGCACAAGGAGGCGGAGTGGGCCTACATGATCAAGGGCCGCGCCCGGATCACCGCGATCGACGGCGATGGGCGCACATTCGCCGACGATATCGGCGAGGGGGACCTCTGGTACTTTCCCTCCGGCATTCCGCACTCGATCCAGGGGCTCGAAGGGCCGGAGGACGGCTGCGAGTTCCTGCTCGTGTTCGATGACGGCGGCTTCTCGGAGGATTCGACCTTCCTCATCACCGATTGGCTCGCGCACACGCCGCGCGACGTGCTGGCGAAGAACTTCGGACTACCAGAGCGCGCCTTCGACGCCATCCCCGAGAAGGAACTCTACATCTTTCCGGGCCCGAAGCCGGGATCGCTGGCCGAGGATCAGCTCGGCGGCGCAGGGCCGGTACCGAAGCGCTTCAGCCACAGGATGCTGGCACAGGAGCCGATCCGCACGAAGGGCGGCAGCGTGCGGATCACGGATTCCGCGATCTTCCCCGTCTCCACCACCATCGCCGCGGCGCTGGTCGAGCTCCAGCCCGGCGCGATGCGGGAACTGCATTGGCATCCGAACGGGGACGAGTGGCAGTACTACCTCTCGGGCCGTGGGCGGATGACCGTGTTCGGTTCGGAATCGAAAGCGCGCAGCTTCGATTATCAGGCCGGCGATGTCGGCTACGTGCCCTTCGCCATGGGTCATTACATCGAGAATACCAGCGACACGCCGCTGACCTTCCTCGAGATGTTCCGCAGCCCCCGCTACGCCGACATCTCCCTGCGCCAGTGGATGGCGCTGACCCCGCACGCGCTGGTGCAAGCGCATACCAAGCTCTCGCGCGAGGCGATCGACGCCCTGCCGCAGACCAAATCGCAGGTCCTTCCGGGCTGATCGTCAATCCGGATGGCCGAGGCGGCGGTCGAAGATCGAGCGGACCGTCCGCCGCTCCTCGTCGAGCCGGGCGCCGAGCGCCCGGGCATCGGGGAGGTTGACGGCCCGTGCGAGGCGGGCGAGCGCCACGTCGGACGCCTGCGTTGGGTCGCCCTCGACCATCAGGCGCTGCCAGTGGTGCACGTCGTCGAGGAGCCGATAGGCGCCGCCGAGTTGCTCGGCCTCGTCGGCCGCGAGGAGGCCTCCCTCCGCCGCCCGCGAAAACACCTCGGGCGCATCGAGGCCGATCAGTTCGGGATGGGCGTCGGCATGGCCGAGCACCAGGGCCTGGGCGAGGAAGTCGAGATCGAGCAGGCCGCCGGGGCTGAGCTTGAGGTCGAGGGGACCGTGATCGCCCTTCTCCTCCTCGACCGTAGCACGCATGGCCCGAACCGAGCGATTGACCGCCTCCGGCTCGCGGGCCTGCCTCAGCGCCTCGCGGATCACGGATTTTGCCTCCCCGGCGAGGCTCTCGTCGCCGGCGATGACGCGGGCGCGGGTCAGCGCCATGTGCTCCCAGAGTTCGGCTTCTTCCCGCTGATAGGCGCGGAAGCTGCGGAACTGCGCGGCGGTCGCGCCCTGGCCGCCGCCAGGCCGCAGGCGCAGATCCACCTCGTAGAGCAGTCCGCGTCGGGTCGGGGCGGTGAGTGCCGCCACGAGGCGCTGCGTCAGCCGGTTGTAGGCCACCGCCGCGTCGAGGGGCTTCGGTCCGGTGCTCGTGCGGTTTTCGGGGTCGAAATCGTAGAGCACGACGAGATCGAGATCGGATTCCGCCGTCAGCTGGTGCGAGCCGAGCCGGCCGTAGCCGAGCACGACGATGCGCCCCCCCGGCACCGCGCCATGATCGGCGAAGAACGTCTTCGACACGGCCTCCAGCGCGGTCGCCACGGCGGCGTCCGCGATGGCCGAGAAGGCGCAACCCGCCGCCCGCGGAGTCAGGATGCCGGAGAGCATCCGCGCGCCGGTAAGGAAGCGAAGCTGCCGGGCCGCGTCGCGGCTGCGGTCGAGGAACACCTCGTGACTGTCGGGCCGGCCGAGCAGGGCGCGGTAATGTGCCGCCACAGCCGCCGCGTCGACGGTCGGATCGCCGAAGTCGGGATCGATCACCGCGTCGAGCACGTGCGGCGAGAAGGCGACGGTGCCCGCCAAGCGCGGCGCGCTGCCGAGCAGGTCGGCGAACAGCAGCCGCAGGCGCTCATGCTCGCGCAGGATGGTCAGAAGCTCGACCGCCGCCGGCATGCGACCGAAGGCGCGGTCAAGATTGGCCAGCGCCGCGTCCGGGTCCGGCGTCCCGGCGAGCGCCTTGAGCAGGGCGGGCACCAACTCTGTCAGCACCTCGCGGGCGCGCGGGCTGCGCACCGCCGCGCGGCGGCCGAAATGCCAGCCGCGCACGGTGTCGGTCACCCGCTCCGGATCGCGGAAGCCGAGGCTGCGCAGGGTTGCCAGCGTCGCCGGGTCGTCGGCGGCGCCGCTGAAGACGAGGTCACCCACCTCCGACGAGAGATCGGGTCCCGCCTCGAACAGCAGGGCATAGTGCGCCTGCACCCGGCCGGCATGGGCCAGAAGGGCCTCTTCGAAGGCGGCCAGATCGGAATACCCGGCAAAGCGCGCAAAGTTCTCCAGCTCGGCGCGGTCGGTCGGCAGGCGCTGGGTCTGCTCGTCGCGCACCATCTGCAGGCGGTGCTCGACCGTGCGCAGGAAGGCATAGGCCTGAGACAGTTCGTCCCGCGCCTGGGCCGAGATCCAGCCGTCCTCGTGCAGGCTCGCCAGCATCGGCACGGTGGAACGCCCGCGCAGCATCGGGCGCCGGCCGCCGAAGACGAGCTGCTGGGTCTGGACGAAGAACTCGATCTCGCGGATGCCGCCGCGTCCGAGCTTGATGTCGTGGCCGGCCACCGCGAGCGCCTCGTGCCCGCGCACGGCGTGGATCTGCCGCTTCATGGCGTGCACGTCGGCGATTGCCGCGAAGTCGAAATACTTGCGCCAGACGAAGGGCGTGAGGTCGGAGAGGAACCGCTCGCCAGCCTGGATGTCACCGGCGATGGGGCGCGCCTTAATGAAGGCGGCTCGCTCCCAGTTCTGGCCGGTCGTCTCGTAGTAGACATAGGCCGAGGCGAGGCTCATGGCGGTGGGGGTGGAGCCGGGATCGGGACGCAGGCGGTAATCGACGCGGTGGACGTAGCCATCGCGGGTGCGCTCCTGCAGCAGCTTGGCGACGCCCTGGGCGAGCTTAGTGAAGAACGGCGTCGGCTCGAGCCCCTCCTTCAGAGGCGCGGCCTCCGGATCGAAGAAGACGATCAGGTCGATGTCACTCGAATAGTTCAGCTCGCGCCCGCCG
Proteins encoded:
- a CDS encoding oxalate decarboxylase family bicupin translates to MNVFSRRGLIAAAGGVALGANSARSAEGPSPVRDGKGADILGPRNAAREAEDPVTVAPPKTDHGTMPNLKWSFADSHMRLEEGGWARQTTTRELPISKAMAGVNMRLKANVVREMHWHKEAEWAYMIKGRARITAIDGDGRTFADDIGEGDLWYFPSGIPHSIQGLEGPEDGCEFLLVFDDGGFSEDSTFLITDWLAHTPRDVLAKNFGLPERAFDAIPEKELYIFPGPKPGSLAEDQLGGAGPVPKRFSHRMLAQEPIRTKGGSVRITDSAIFPVSTTIAAALVELQPGAMRELHWHPNGDEWQYYLSGRGRMTVFGSESKARSFDYQAGDVGYVPFAMGHYIENTSDTPLTFLEMFRSPRYADISLRQWMALTPHALVQAHTKLSREAIDALPQTKSQVLPG
- a CDS encoding bifunctional [glutamine synthetase] adenylyltransferase/[glutamine synthetase]-adenylyl-L-tyrosine phosphorylase; protein product: MGRRNDGQAARDDGTAPLIARLGHAPPLSNPEAARARVDEIADALPPALRKGSARDLLAALADHSTFLWSLASRDPVRLARLFEETPEAADARIVAAQRAAGRPGEGAAPDLDAVGRTLRQNRAEHALLVALADIGGVWPLERVTAALSGFADVSVSAAVDAMLFQAAAAGRFLPRDRSEPQAGSGLVVLGLGKLGGRELNYSSDIDLIVFFDPEAAPLKEGLEPTPFFTKLAQGVAKLLQERTRDGYVHRVDYRLRPDPGSTPTAMSLASAYVYYETTGQNWERAAFIKARPIAGDIQAGERFLSDLTPFVWRKYFDFAAIADVHAMKRQIHAVRGHEALAVAGHDIKLGRGGIREIEFFVQTQQLVFGGRRPMLRGRSTVPMLASLHEDGWISAQARDELSQAYAFLRTVEHRLQMVRDEQTQRLPTDRAELENFARFAGYSDLAAFEEALLAHAGRVQAHYALLFEAGPDLSSEVGDLVFSGAADDPATLATLRSLGFRDPERVTDTVRGWHFGRRAAVRSPRAREVLTELVPALLKALAGTPDPDAALANLDRAFGRMPAAVELLTILREHERLRLLFADLLGSAPRLAGTVAFSPHVLDAVIDPDFGDPTVDAAAVAAHYRALLGRPDSHEVFLDRSRDAARQLRFLTGARMLSGILTPRAAGCAFSAIADAAVATALEAVSKTFFADHGAVPGGRIVVLGYGRLGSHQLTAESDLDLVVLYDFDPENRTSTGPKPLDAAVAYNRLTQRLVAALTAPTRRGLLYEVDLRLRPGGGQGATAAQFRSFRAYQREEAELWEHMALTRARVIAGDESLAGEAKSVIREALRQAREPEAVNRSVRAMRATVEEEKGDHGPLDLKLSPGGLLDLDFLAQALVLGHADAHPELIGLDAPEVFSRAAEGGLLAADEAEQLGGAYRLLDDVHHWQRLMVEGDPTQASDVALARLARAVNLPDARALGARLDEERRTVRSIFDRRLGHPD